In one Brassica oleracea var. oleracea cultivar TO1000 chromosome C9, BOL, whole genome shotgun sequence genomic region, the following are encoded:
- the LOC106319252 gene encoding putative flavin-containing monooxygenase FMO GS-OX-like 11, translated as MTPSLSPTTSHHVAVIGAGAAGLVAARELRREGHSVVVFERQKQVGGTWIYTDHVETDPLSVDPTRTVVHSSVYASLRTNLPRECMGYLDFPLVVRSGDPRRFPSHGEVLAYLQDFAKEFAIEEMIRFETAVESEGGNRKWRVESTETEKRVRRDEVYDAVVVCSGHYTEPRLADIPGNLKLCYLCHFKNVEEVELHRKSGT; from the coding sequence ATGACTCCTTCCTTATCACCAACCACGTCGCACCACGTGGCTGTTATCGGAGCTGGAGCCGCCGGTTTAGTAGCGGCGAGAGAACTTCGTCGGGAAGGACACTCAGTCGTCGTCTTCGAGAGGCAGAAACAGGTAGGAGGAACTTGGATCTACACCGATCACGTCGAAACGGATCCGTTAAGCGTTGACCCGACCCGAACAGTTGTTCACTCGAGCGTCTACGCCTCTCTCCGAACTAACCTCCCTCGAGAGTGTATGGGATACTTAGACTTCCCGTTAGTGGTCCGATCCGGCGATCCGAGGAGGTTTCCGAGCCACGGAGAAGTTCTTGCGTATCTGCAAGACTTCGCTAAGGAGTTTGCGATCGAGGAGATGATACGGTTTGAGACGGCGGTTGAGTCGGAGGGAGGAAACAGGAAGTGGAGGGTTGAATCTACGGAGACGGAGAAGAGAGTTCGTCGTGATGAGGTTTACGATGCTGTTGTTGTTTGTAGTGGGCACTACACTGAACCTCGTCTCGCTGACATTCCTGGTAATTTAAAGCTTTGTTATTTGTGTCATTTTAAGAATGTAGAAGAAGTAGAACTTCATAGGAAGAGTGGAACGTAA
- the LOC106319251 gene encoding flavin-containing monooxygenase FMO GS-OX-like 4 codes for MAPSLSPIRSHHVAVIGAGAAGLVAARELRREGHSVVVFERQKQVGGTWIYTDHVEPDPLSVDPTRPVVHSSVYATLRTNLPRECMGYRDFPFVARSGDQRRFPSHGEVLAYLQEFAKEFAIEEVIRFETAVERVAPATEGENGKWRVESTEKEKRVRRDEVYDAVVVCNGHYIEPRLAEIPGISSWPGKEMHSHNYRIPEPFKDQVVVLIGNSASAIDISRDIAGHAKEVHVAGRSNPADTFIKQPGYSNLWMHSMIESVHEDGSVVFQNGQMILVDVIMHCTGYKYHFPFLETNGSVTVDDNRVGPLYKHVFPPELAPWLSFIGIPWQVVPFPLFELQSKWIAGVLSGRIMLPSKEDMMEDIKSLYATLEAQGIQKRYTHRMGIAQFEYNDWLATQCGCPGTEEWRKEMYLTTGVRKRAKPETYRDEWEDHHLISQASQDFSLYTH; via the exons ATGGCACCTTCCCTATCACCAATCAGATCTCACCACGTGGCCGTCATCGGAGCCGGAGCCGCCGGTCTAGTCGCGGCGAGAGAGCTTCGCCGCGAAGGCCACTCCGTCGTCGTCTTCGAGAGGCAGAAACAGGTCGGAGGAACATGGATCTACACCGACCACGTCGAGCCGGATCCGCTAAGCGTTGACCCGACCCGACCCGTCGTCCACTCGAGCGTCTACGCCACTCTCCGGACCAACCTTCCTCGGGAGTGTATGGGATACAGAGACTTCCCGTTCGTGGCCCGATCCGGCGATCAGAGGAGGTTTCCGAGCCACGGAGAGGTTTTGGCGTATCTGCAAGAGTTTGCGAAGGAGTTTGCGATCGAGGAGGTGATACGGTTCGAGACGGCGGTTGAGAGGGTTGCTCCGGCGACGGAGGGTGAGAACGGGAAGTGGAGAGTTGAGTCTACGGAGAAGGAGAAGAGAGTTCGTCGTGACGAGGTTTATGATGCTGTTGTTGTTTGTAATGGGCATTACATTGAACCTCGTCTTGCAGAGATTCCTG GGATAAGTTCTTGGCCAGGGAAGGAGATGCATAGCCATAACTATCGTATCCCTGAACCTTTTAAAGACCAG GTCGTTGTGCTTATTGGGAACTCTGCAAGTGCTATTGATATAAGTAGAGACATTGCTGGACATGCCAAAGAGGTTCATGTGGCTGGTAGGTCAAATCCAGCCGATACGTTTATCAAACAGCCCGGTTACAGTAACCTGTGGATGCATTCAATG ATTGAGAGTGTCCATGAGGATGGTTCTGTAGTTTTTCAAAACGGGCAAATGATTTTGGTTGATGTTATCATGCATTGCACTGGGTATAAGTATCACTTCCCTTTTCTCGAAACCAATGGAAGTGTTACCGTAGATGATAACCGTGTCGGTCCATTGTACAAACATGTCTTCCCTCCAGAATTAGCACCGTGGCTCTCCTTCATCGGGATACCATGGCAG GTTGTACCGTTTCCTTTGTTTGAGCTGCAAAGCAAGTGGATAGCAGGTGTTTTGTCGGGTCGGATTATGCTTCCATCAAAGGAAGATATGATGGAGGATATCAAATCCTTGTATGCAACGCTTGAAGCTCAAGGGATTCAAAAGCGATATACTCACCGTATGGGCATTGCCCAA TTTGAGTACAATGATTGGTTGGCTACGCAATGTGGATGCCCAGGAACAGAGGAGTGGAGGAAAGAGATGTATCTGACGACTGGTGTGAGGAAGAGAGCAAAACCAGAGACGTACAGAGACGAGTGGGAAGATCATCACTTGATTTCTCAAGCTTCCCAAGATTTCTCTTTATATACACATTAA